In a genomic window of Pseudomonadota bacterium:
- the csrA gene encoding carbon storage regulator — protein MLILTRRVGETLMIGDEVTVTVLGVKGNQVRIGVNAPKEVAVHREEIYERIRKEQDDDAKGNYGA, from the coding sequence ATGCTGATACTCACTCGCAGAGTAGGTGAAACCCTCATGATCGGGGATGAAGTGACGGTCACCGTACTTGGAGTAAAAGGCAATCAGGTACGCATTGGAGTTAACGCTCCGAAAGAGGTAGCGGTACATCGCGAAGAGATCTACGAACGTATTCGTAAGGAACAGGACGACGACGCAAAAGGCAATTACGGCGCGTAG
- a CDS encoding alanine--tRNA ligase, with protein sequence MKSSIEIRQGFLNYFKENGHEIVSSSPLVPGNDPTLLFTNAGMVQFKDVFLGQDKRSYVRATTSQRCVRAGGKHNDLENVGYTARHHTFFEMLGNFSFGDYFKREAIRYSWEFLTQVAGLPAEKLWVTVYQDDDEAADIWLQEIGVDPSRFARIGDKPGGKPHESDNFWAMGDTGPCGPCSEIFYDHGPEIAGGPPGSPDEDGDRYIEIWNLVFMQYNRTADGTMHPLPKPSVDTGMGLERLAAVLQGVHSNYEIDLFQHLIAATADLAGVKDRNNSSLRVIADHIRACAFLITDGVLPSNEGRGYVLRRIIRRAIRHGHNLGLKEPFFHKLVGPLCEEMGQAYPELIKAREQVEKVLRLEAERFAETLDQGMRILEESIAGMKGTEIPGDTVFLLYDTYGFPVDLTNDIARERKLTLDIEGFERNMSAQRERARAASQFGVDYGAMPEMSVASVFNGYDRLSAEGKVVALFRGNEAVEQLTAGEEGMIVLDSTPFYAESGGQVGDRGELTANGAVFEVADTLKQGGAHVHVGRLTQGTVKRGQQLSATVDGQARQATALNHSATHLLHAALRQVLGSHVTQKGSLVSPDRLRFDFSHFEPVTMQQLQEIEQLVNDQVRVNTDVDTQVMSYDDAVGAGAMALFGEKYGDRVRVLRIGDFSTELCGGTHVKRAGDIGIIKIVSEAGIAAGVRRIEAVTGAAALRWIEAADTKLQKVAELVKGGREDIEERVRQLLDRNRTMEKEIERLKDKLASSQGGDLATQAIDMQGVKVLAARMDGADARALRSTVDQLKSQLGSAAVLLAGVEDGKVNLVAGVTNDSTGRIKAGEFLNQVATKIGGRGGGRPDMAQGGGSDPSALDGALAAALDWAREQLS encoded by the coding sequence ATGAAAAGCAGCATTGAGATTCGCCAGGGATTTCTGAATTACTTCAAAGAGAATGGCCATGAGATCGTTTCCAGCAGTCCGCTGGTGCCTGGGAACGATCCCACTTTGCTGTTTACCAACGCGGGGATGGTCCAGTTCAAGGATGTATTTCTCGGTCAGGACAAGCGTTCCTATGTGCGCGCCACCACCTCGCAGCGTTGCGTGCGTGCCGGCGGCAAGCACAACGATCTGGAGAACGTGGGCTACACCGCGCGTCACCACACCTTCTTCGAGATGCTGGGCAACTTCAGCTTTGGTGACTACTTCAAGCGCGAGGCGATTCGTTACTCGTGGGAATTTCTCACGCAGGTGGCGGGACTCCCTGCCGAGAAACTCTGGGTAACGGTCTATCAGGATGACGATGAAGCGGCAGACATCTGGCTCCAGGAGATCGGGGTCGATCCGAGTCGCTTTGCCCGCATCGGTGACAAACCGGGGGGCAAACCCCACGAGAGCGACAACTTCTGGGCCATGGGTGATACCGGTCCCTGCGGTCCCTGCTCCGAGATCTTCTACGATCACGGCCCGGAGATCGCCGGCGGTCCGCCCGGATCTCCCGACGAGGATGGCGACCGCTACATCGAGATCTGGAATCTGGTGTTCATGCAGTACAACCGCACCGCGGACGGCACCATGCATCCGCTGCCCAAGCCATCGGTGGATACCGGGATGGGTCTCGAGCGTCTCGCGGCAGTGCTGCAGGGAGTGCACAGCAATTACGAGATCGATCTGTTTCAGCACCTGATCGCCGCAACGGCCGATCTGGCGGGCGTGAAGGATCGCAACAACAGTTCGCTGCGCGTGATCGCCGATCATATTCGTGCCTGCGCGTTTCTGATAACCGACGGCGTACTGCCTTCCAACGAGGGGCGCGGCTACGTATTACGGCGCATCATCCGGCGCGCCATCCGTCATGGTCACAATCTGGGGCTAAAGGAGCCCTTTTTCCACAAGCTGGTGGGCCCCCTCTGCGAGGAAATGGGCCAGGCCTATCCCGAGTTGATCAAGGCCCGCGAGCAGGTCGAGAAGGTGCTGCGCCTGGAGGCTGAACGGTTTGCCGAAACCCTTGACCAGGGGATGCGTATCCTCGAGGAGAGCATTGCCGGGATGAAAGGCACTGAGATTCCCGGAGACACGGTGTTCCTGCTCTACGACACGTACGGGTTTCCGGTCGATCTCACCAACGACATCGCGCGCGAGCGCAAACTGACGCTGGATATTGAAGGCTTCGAGCGCAACATGAGCGCTCAGCGCGAACGTGCGCGTGCCGCCAGCCAGTTCGGCGTCGACTATGGCGCCATGCCGGAAATGTCGGTGGCATCGGTATTCAACGGCTACGATCGCCTGAGCGCGGAAGGCAAGGTTGTTGCGCTGTTTCGCGGCAACGAGGCGGTGGAGCAGTTGACCGCGGGCGAGGAGGGCATGATCGTGCTCGACAGCACGCCCTTCTATGCGGAATCCGGTGGGCAGGTCGGGGATCGCGGTGAACTCACCGCGAACGGCGCCGTATTTGAAGTGGCGGATACCCTCAAACAGGGAGGCGCCCATGTCCACGTCGGGCGCCTGACACAGGGAACGGTCAAGCGGGGCCAGCAGCTGTCGGCGACAGTGGATGGGCAGGCCCGCCAGGCCACGGCTCTCAACCACTCGGCCACTCATCTGCTGCACGCCGCGCTGCGCCAGGTGCTGGGCAGCCACGTGACGCAGAAGGGTTCGCTGGTATCGCCCGATCGCCTGCGCTTCGACTTCTCCCATTTCGAACCCGTGACCATGCAGCAGTTGCAGGAGATCGAGCAGCTGGTCAACGATCAGGTGCGTGTCAACACCGATGTCGATACCCAGGTAATGAGTTACGACGATGCCGTTGGCGCCGGAGCGATGGCACTGTTTGGGGAAAAGTATGGTGACCGGGTTCGTGTGCTGCGCATCGGTGATTTCTCCACGGAGCTGTGTGGCGGCACCCATGTGAAACGCGCGGGCGATATCGGCATCATCAAGATCGTCTCGGAGGCCGGTATTGCGGCCGGCGTGCGGCGTATTGAAGCGGTGACCGGCGCCGCGGCGCTGCGCTGGATCGAGGCGGCCGACACCAAGCTGCAGAAGGTTGCCGAGTTGGTGAAGGGCGGGCGCGAGGATATCGAAGAGCGCGTACGCCAGTTGCTGGACCGAAATCGCACCATGGAGAAAGAGATCGAGCGCCTGAAAGACAAGCTCGCCAGCTCACAGGGCGGAGATCTGGCCACGCAGGCGATCGATATGCAGGGAGTCAAGGTCCTGGCGGCGCGCATGGATGGCGCCGATGCGCGCGCCTTGCGCAGCACGGTCGACCAGCTCAAATCGCAACTCGGCAGCGCGGCCGTGTTGCTGGCGGGTGTCGAGGACGGCAAGGTCAATCTGGTCGCCGGTGTCACCAACGACAGTACCGGCCGCATCAAGGCCGGAGAATTTCTCAACCAGGTGGCGACGAAAATCGGCGGTCGCGGCGGCGGACGCCCCGATATGGCGCAGGGCGGTGGCAGTGATCCCTCCGCCCTCGATGGCGCGTTGGCCGCGGCACTGGATTGGGCCAGAGAGCAGTTAAGTTAA
- a CDS encoding crotonase: MAKAPQHWRLERDAGGVAWLYLDQANSATNVLSSEVLEQLASMLDRLLAEPPAGLVIASGKEHGFIAGADVHEIATVTEFDAALLMVKRVQALFDRIEQLPFPTVAAINGFCLGGGLELALACRYRVADDAPATRLGLPEVMLGFHPGWGGTVRLTRLIGAPAALDLMLSGRTVDARRAQKMGMIDYAVPRRHLQRAALGLLRELPAHRLPWWLKALELKPGRELLAYWVKRQVAERAREEHYPAPYAVIELWRGHGGDWSRMMEREAESAARLAMGETARNLIRVFLLRERLRELGKASPLQVRHVHVVGAGTMGGDIAAWCALRGLSVTLQDRGPAQIAPAIARAATLFRKRLKQPHRVQAALDRLVPDPHGDGVARADLVIEAIVEDLQAKRDLFRSVEARAPSTALLATNTSSIPLQEIAQALEDPQRLVGLHFFNPVARMQLVEVVSTPETPPELIEQAAAFVRAIDRLALPVRSAPGFLVNRLLMPYLMEAVELVEQGVAPEVVDEAARRFGMPIGPVELADTVGLDVCLSVARVLTQHYGGEVPQRLESLVSQGRLGRKSGEGFYTYTKGRRTQRKHEGIDEQELLAMADRMVLRIINEAQACLAEQVIDDGDLLDAGMVFGAGFAPFRGGVMHYMNRRGRTDIVRAMEQLAGRIGSRFAPHRSLTAAVTKED, encoded by the coding sequence ATGGCTAAAGCACCACAACATTGGCGTCTCGAACGCGACGCGGGTGGCGTCGCCTGGCTCTACCTGGATCAGGCGAACAGTGCCACCAACGTGCTTTCCAGCGAAGTGCTGGAGCAGCTCGCCTCGATGCTGGATCGCTTGCTCGCCGAACCGCCCGCGGGTCTGGTGATCGCCTCCGGCAAAGAACACGGATTCATCGCCGGGGCCGATGTCCACGAGATTGCGACGGTGACCGAGTTCGATGCCGCGCTGCTGATGGTGAAGCGGGTGCAGGCGCTGTTCGATCGTATCGAGCAGCTGCCTTTTCCCACGGTCGCCGCCATCAATGGCTTCTGCCTGGGCGGTGGTCTCGAATTGGCCCTCGCCTGCCGTTACCGCGTTGCCGACGATGCGCCTGCCACCCGTCTTGGACTGCCCGAGGTGATGCTGGGCTTTCATCCCGGCTGGGGCGGGACCGTGCGACTCACCCGGTTGATCGGAGCCCCTGCGGCGCTCGATTTAATGCTGAGCGGTCGCACCGTCGACGCGCGCCGCGCGCAGAAGATGGGCATGATCGATTACGCCGTGCCGCGGCGCCATCTGCAGCGCGCAGCGCTTGGCCTGCTGCGGGAGTTGCCCGCGCATCGCTTGCCGTGGTGGTTGAAAGCCCTCGAGCTCAAGCCCGGGCGCGAGTTGCTCGCATATTGGGTCAAGCGCCAGGTGGCAGAACGTGCCCGGGAAGAACACTACCCGGCCCCTTACGCCGTCATCGAGCTGTGGCGCGGTCATGGTGGCGATTGGTCAAGGATGATGGAGCGCGAGGCGGAATCCGCCGCGCGCCTGGCGATGGGCGAGACGGCGCGCAACCTGATCCGCGTGTTCCTGCTGCGCGAGCGCCTGCGCGAGCTCGGCAAAGCGAGTCCGCTGCAAGTGCGCCATGTGCACGTCGTCGGCGCTGGAACCATGGGCGGTGATATCGCGGCATGGTGCGCGCTGCGCGGACTCAGCGTAACACTGCAGGATCGCGGTCCGGCACAGATCGCCCCGGCCATTGCCCGGGCGGCGACCCTGTTTCGCAAGCGGCTCAAGCAGCCGCATCGTGTGCAGGCGGCACTCGACAGGCTGGTGCCGGATCCTCACGGTGATGGCGTTGCGCGTGCCGATCTGGTCATCGAAGCCATCGTCGAGGATCTGCAGGCCAAGCGAGACCTGTTCCGCAGTGTGGAAGCGCGTGCCCCGAGTACTGCGCTGCTGGCGACCAACACCTCCAGTATTCCGTTGCAGGAGATCGCCCAGGCGCTGGAGGATCCGCAGCGTTTGGTTGGGCTGCACTTTTTCAATCCCGTTGCCAGGATGCAGCTCGTCGAGGTGGTGAGCACCCCAGAGACGCCGCCGGAGTTGATCGAGCAGGCTGCGGCGTTCGTCCGCGCCATCGATCGTCTCGCCCTGCCGGTACGCAGCGCGCCGGGATTCCTGGTCAACCGCCTGTTGATGCCCTATCTGATGGAGGCGGTCGAATTGGTTGAGCAGGGCGTCGCACCGGAGGTGGTCGACGAGGCGGCACGGCGTTTCGGCATGCCTATCGGCCCCGTGGAATTGGCCGACACCGTCGGTCTGGATGTCTGCCTTTCCGTGGCGCGAGTGTTGACTCAGCACTACGGTGGTGAAGTGCCCCAGCGGCTGGAGAGCCTGGTCTCCCAGGGACGGTTGGGGCGTAAATCCGGTGAGGGTTTCTATACCTACACCAAGGGCCGGCGCACCCAGCGTAAACACGAAGGCATCGACGAGCAGGAGTTGCTGGCCATGGCGGACCGCATGGTGCTGCGCATCATCAATGAGGCTCAGGCCTGTCTTGCGGAGCAGGTGATTGATGATGGTGATCTGCTCGATGCGGGTATGGTGTTCGGCGCTGGATTCGCGCCTTTTCGCGGCGGCGTGATGCACTATATGAATCGGCGCGGTCGTACCGACATCGTCAGGGCGATGGAGCAATTGGCAGGGCGAATAGGATCACGGTTTGCACCGCACCGGTCGCTGACCGCGGCGGTAACCAAAGAGGACTGA
- a CDS encoding regulatory protein RecX — protein MREAALRLLARREHSRKELGWKLEARHWPAELVIPVLDRLEGERLLSDARFTEVFVWSRRERGYGPLRIRAELRERGVEATLVEAALEGDDAEWGGRARELCRRRFGDKAPANWDERARRGRYLAHRGFSSEQIRYALDTRDVD, from the coding sequence GTGCGGGAGGCGGCACTGCGTTTACTGGCCAGGCGTGAACATTCCCGCAAGGAGCTGGGCTGGAAGCTCGAGGCGCGGCACTGGCCGGCCGAGCTGGTGATTCCAGTCCTTGACCGATTGGAGGGCGAGCGTCTGCTGAGCGATGCGCGTTTTACCGAGGTCTTCGTCTGGTCCCGTCGCGAGCGCGGCTATGGCCCGCTCCGCATCCGCGCCGAGCTGAGGGAGCGGGGCGTGGAGGCAACGCTCGTCGAAGCGGCGCTCGAAGGTGATGACGCGGAGTGGGGAGGCAGGGCCAGGGAGCTGTGCCGGCGGCGCTTCGGTGATAAGGCGCCCGCCAATTGGGACGAGCGCGCCAGGCGGGGCCGCTACCTCGCGCATCGCGGATTTTCTTCCGAACAGATTCGTTACGCATTGGATACGCGTGATGTCGATTGA
- a CDS encoding long-chain fatty acid--CoA ligase, producing MGNNDKQNVITVAEAGTLGGLFRARVARSPDWVAYRHFDEASGQWKDTTWAQMAAEVGRWQIAMEREGLVAGDRVAIMMRNCREWVMFDQAAMALGLITVPVYADDRGGNVAYILNNSGAKLLVIGGAEEWERVADVRQEMLGVRRIVAVRSLGIPLPDDRLTTRDEWLPSETTEVRTSSAKPGDLASIVYTSGTTGFPKGVMLSHNNMVTNAYAASKLIHVDENDLMLSFLPLSHTLERMGGYYFPLMVGATVAYARSILLLGEDLLTIRPTVLISVPRIYERVYAKIMAGLEEKGGLAKKLFFAAVNVGWTKFLREQGRGPWKPSLLAWPILKALVAGKITEKLGGRLRVAISGGAPLTPDIARTFIGLGVPILQGYGLTESSPVISGNRIEDNVPESVGTVIIDVEVKIGDNDELLARGPNIMLGYWGNEEATRQVLTEDGWLKTGDKARIDETGHIYITGRIKEILVLSNGEKVSPADMEMAIAMDPLIEQVMILGEQRPYLSALCVLDAERWREFAVENGLDANNPSVLQDEKTEKLVLERIAGQVRMFPGYAQIRRIYLSLEPWTVDNGLLTPTLKLKRNKVMERLAEPVKELYQGH from the coding sequence ATGGGCAATAACGACAAGCAGAATGTCATAACAGTGGCTGAGGCTGGAACCCTGGGCGGGCTGTTCCGTGCGCGTGTGGCGAGATCACCCGACTGGGTCGCGTATCGGCACTTCGACGAAGCCAGCGGCCAATGGAAAGACACCACCTGGGCGCAGATGGCCGCCGAAGTGGGTCGCTGGCAGATCGCCATGGAGCGCGAGGGTCTGGTGGCGGGTGACCGCGTGGCGATCATGATGCGCAACTGTCGCGAGTGGGTCATGTTCGATCAGGCGGCGATGGCATTGGGGCTGATTACCGTGCCGGTCTACGCTGATGATCGTGGCGGGAATGTCGCCTACATACTCAACAATTCGGGCGCCAAGCTTCTGGTCATAGGGGGTGCTGAAGAGTGGGAACGTGTCGCTGATGTACGTCAGGAGATGTTGGGTGTACGGCGCATAGTAGCCGTTCGCAGTTTGGGCATACCCTTGCCGGACGATCGTCTGACGACCAGGGACGAGTGGTTGCCCTCTGAAACCACTGAAGTCCGCACATCGAGTGCGAAACCGGGAGATCTGGCCTCCATCGTCTATACGTCAGGCACGACGGGTTTCCCCAAGGGGGTGATGCTGAGCCACAACAACATGGTCACCAACGCGTATGCCGCCTCCAAACTGATCCATGTCGATGAAAATGATCTGATGCTCTCGTTCCTGCCGCTCTCGCATACGCTTGAGCGCATGGGTGGCTATTATTTCCCCCTGATGGTCGGTGCCACGGTGGCTTACGCACGTTCAATCCTGTTGCTGGGTGAAGATCTGCTGACGATACGCCCCACCGTGCTCATCAGCGTACCGCGTATCTACGAGCGGGTGTACGCCAAGATAATGGCGGGACTGGAGGAGAAGGGTGGGCTGGCAAAGAAGCTGTTTTTTGCCGCCGTCAACGTCGGTTGGACCAAGTTCCTACGCGAACAGGGAAGAGGCCCCTGGAAGCCGTCGCTGCTCGCCTGGCCGATACTCAAGGCGCTGGTTGCCGGCAAGATCACCGAGAAACTGGGCGGGCGCCTCAGGGTGGCGATCAGTGGTGGAGCACCGCTGACGCCCGATATTGCCCGCACCTTTATTGGCCTCGGCGTCCCCATACTTCAAGGCTACGGCCTCACCGAAAGTTCACCGGTCATTTCCGGCAACCGTATCGAGGACAATGTGCCCGAAAGCGTGGGAACCGTCATCATCGATGTGGAGGTAAAGATCGGAGACAACGATGAACTGCTGGCGCGTGGTCCCAACATCATGCTCGGCTACTGGGGTAATGAAGAGGCGACCCGGCAGGTGCTCACCGAGGATGGGTGGCTGAAAACCGGTGACAAGGCGCGCATCGATGAAACGGGCCATATTTACATCACCGGCCGTATCAAGGAGATTCTGGTATTGAGCAACGGTGAAAAGGTATCGCCCGCCGATATGGAGATGGCGATTGCGATGGATCCATTGATCGAACAGGTGATGATCCTCGGCGAACAACGCCCCTACCTGAGCGCCCTGTGTGTACTGGACGCGGAAAGATGGCGGGAGTTTGCCGTTGAAAACGGTCTCGATGCTAACAATCCCTCGGTGTTGCAGGATGAGAAGACCGAAAAACTGGTGCTTGAGCGCATCGCAGGGCAGGTGCGCATGTTCCCGGGTTACGCGCAGATCCGGCGTATCTATCTGAGCCTGGAACCTTGGACAGTCGACAACGGGTTGCTCACGCCAACGCTGAAGTTAAAGCGGAATAAAGTAATGGAACGCCTTGCAGAACCCGTGAAAGAACTCTACCAGGGGCACTGA
- a CDS encoding glycine zipper 2TM domain-containing protein, with protein sequence MNLWKQAAVFGIAVSLVACAADDPNKRAKTGAAVGALVGAVLANQSSHDRKKRRIIGTAIGAMAGAAVGSYMDKQQAELEAKLQAEQEREELRITRLSDNSLKVGVASEATFDVDRSDLKSSSLNTFNKIAGVLKSYDKTVIHVVGHTDSTGSDAYNQGLSERRSSSVASHLIQQGVPRDRVLMEGRGEREPRASNSNPEGRRLNRRVDIVIKPIIEGQEDRAFDPPPPLNS encoded by the coding sequence ATGAATCTATGGAAACAAGCCGCGGTATTCGGCATCGCGGTCAGTCTGGTGGCCTGTGCCGCGGACGATCCCAACAAACGCGCCAAAACCGGGGCAGCTGTAGGTGCATTGGTCGGAGCCGTGCTGGCTAATCAGTCCAGCCACGACAGGAAGAAGCGCCGCATCATAGGCACCGCTATCGGCGCCATGGCCGGCGCCGCCGTCGGCAGCTACATGGACAAGCAGCAGGCGGAGCTGGAGGCCAAACTCCAGGCCGAGCAGGAACGCGAGGAGCTTCGGATCACCCGCTTATCCGACAACAGTCTCAAGGTAGGGGTCGCCAGCGAGGCCACCTTTGACGTCGATCGCTCCGATCTCAAATCCAGCTCGCTCAATACCTTCAACAAGATCGCCGGAGTGCTGAAAAGTTACGACAAGACGGTGATCCACGTCGTCGGCCATACCGACAGTACCGGCTCGGACGCCTACAATCAGGGACTCTCCGAGCGGCGGTCGTCGAGCGTGGCCAGCCACCTCATACAGCAGGGCGTCCCGCGGGACCGTGTATTGATGGAAGGGCGCGGCGAGCGCGAACCGCGTGCCTCCAACAGCAATCCCGAAGGCCGGCGCCTGAATCGACGGGTTGATATCGTGATCAAGCCGATTATCGAAGGCCAGGAAGATCGGGCGTTTGATCCGCCGCCTCCGCTCAATTCGTGA
- the recA gene encoding recombinase RecA codes for MDENRKKALSAALTQIERQFGKGSVMRMGDVGAIRDVEVISTGSLALDIALGVGGLPRGRVVEVYGPESSGKTTLTLQVIAEAQKLGGTAAFVDAEHALDPGYAEKLGVNVDELLVSQPDTGEQALEIADMLVRSGAVDIVVVDSVAALTPKAEIEGEMGDTHVGLQARLMSQALRKLTANIKRSNTLVIFINQIRMKIGVMFGNPETTTGGNALKFYSSVRLDIRRTGAIKKGDEVVGNETRVKVVKNKVAPPFRQAEFEILYGEGISREGEIIDLGVQHGFVDKAGAWYSCNSDRIGQGKDNARQYLKEHPELAAEIEGKIREKLLVKVPPRTREEEVEA; via the coding sequence ATGGACGAGAACCGGAAAAAGGCGCTCTCAGCGGCGCTGACCCAGATTGAACGGCAGTTCGGCAAGGGGTCGGTGATGCGCATGGGCGACGTAGGCGCCATAAGGGATGTGGAGGTGATATCCACGGGTTCACTGGCCCTGGATATCGCACTGGGTGTCGGTGGGCTGCCCCGGGGCCGTGTGGTGGAGGTCTACGGACCGGAGTCCTCCGGCAAGACGACTTTGACCCTGCAGGTGATTGCCGAAGCCCAGAAACTGGGTGGCACCGCGGCCTTTGTCGACGCTGAACACGCGCTCGATCCGGGATATGCCGAGAAGCTGGGGGTCAACGTCGACGAGCTCCTGGTTTCGCAGCCCGATACCGGCGAGCAGGCGCTGGAGATCGCCGACATGCTGGTACGTTCCGGCGCGGTCGATATTGTGGTGGTCGACTCGGTCGCCGCCCTGACCCCCAAGGCCGAGATCGAAGGCGAGATGGGTGATACGCACGTGGGGCTGCAGGCGCGTCTTATGTCCCAGGCGCTGCGCAAGCTGACCGCCAATATCAAGCGCTCCAATACCCTGGTGATCTTCATCAACCAGATCCGCATGAAGATCGGCGTCATGTTCGGTAATCCGGAGACGACGACGGGCGGAAATGCGCTCAAGTTCTACTCCTCGGTGCGGTTGGATATCCGCCGCACCGGCGCCATCAAAAAAGGCGACGAGGTGGTCGGTAACGAAACCCGTGTCAAGGTGGTCAAGAACAAGGTGGCCCCGCCGTTCCGTCAGGCGGAGTTCGAGATACTTTACGGCGAAGGCATCTCGCGCGAAGGCGAGATCATCGATCTTGGCGTGCAACACGGTTTTGTCGACAAGGCGGGCGCCTGGTACAGCTGCAATAGCGACCGGATCGGCCAGGGCAAAGACAATGCCCGTCAGTATCTGAAGGAGCATCCCGAACTGGCAGCGGAGATCGAAGGCAAAATCCGTGAGAAATTGCTGGTCAAGGTGCCGCCCAGAACCCGTGAAGAAGAGGTCGAAGCCTAG
- a CDS encoding aspartate kinase, which produces MALIVQKYGGTSVGTTERIELVAEKVIDYRNRGNDVVVVVSAMSGETDRLIGLARQIEQRPTPRELDVLLSTGEQVTIALLSMALEKRGCPARSYTGYQVHIQTDNAHNKARIQKIEAERIQRDLKEGRVVVVAGFQGVDEEGNITTLGRGGSDTTAVALAAALKADECQIFTDVDGVYTTDPRIEPKARRLARVTFEEMLEMASLGSKVLQIRSVEFAGKYNVPLRVLSTFHEGEGTLITYEEEQMEEALVSGIAHNKDEAKLTVIGVPDRPGIAASILGPISAANIEVDMIVQNVGQENTTDFTFTVNRNDFERAAEILNATAKELGAKNVVGDAGIVKVSLVGVGMRSHAGIASKMFQALAKEGINIQMISTSEIKISVVVDEKYLELAVRTLHQAFELDKGPVGA; this is translated from the coding sequence ATGGCACTCATCGTACAGAAATATGGCGGTACCTCGGTAGGCACCACCGAGCGTATCGAGCTCGTGGCCGAGAAGGTCATCGACTACCGCAATCGCGGCAACGACGTGGTCGTGGTCGTCTCCGCCATGAGCGGGGAGACCGACAGGCTGATTGGACTTGCCAGGCAGATCGAGCAACGCCCCACGCCGCGTGAGTTGGATGTTCTGCTCTCCACCGGTGAGCAGGTCACTATCGCGCTGCTCAGCATGGCGTTGGAGAAGCGCGGCTGCCCGGCCCGCTCCTACACCGGGTACCAGGTCCATATCCAGACCGACAACGCCCACAACAAAGCGCGCATCCAGAAGATCGAGGCCGAGCGTATCCAGCGCGATCTGAAAGAAGGGCGTGTCGTGGTGGTCGCCGGTTTCCAGGGGGTGGACGAAGAGGGGAACATCACCACGTTGGGACGCGGTGGCTCCGATACCACGGCCGTGGCGCTTGCCGCCGCCCTCAAAGCCGATGAATGCCAGATATTCACCGATGTGGATGGCGTCTACACCACCGACCCGCGCATCGAACCCAAGGCACGGCGTCTGGCACGTGTCACCTTTGAAGAGATGCTGGAGATGGCGAGCCTGGGATCGAAAGTGCTCCAGATCCGCTCGGTCGAATTCGCGGGCAAATACAATGTCCCGCTCCGCGTGCTTTCCACCTTCCATGAGGGGGAAGGGACGCTGATCACTTATGAGGAAGAACAGATGGAAGAGGCACTCGTTTCCGGCATCGCGCACAATAAAGACGAAGCCAAGCTCACCGTCATCGGAGTGCCGGATCGCCCCGGTATCGCCGCCAGTATCCTGGGCCCCATTTCCGCGGCCAACATCGAAGTGGACATGATCGTCCAGAACGTGGGGCAGGAGAACACCACCGATTTCACCTTCACCGTGAACCGCAACGATTTCGAGAGAGCCGCTGAGATTCTCAACGCGACCGCCAAGGAGCTGGGTGCCAAAAACGTCGTCGGTGACGCGGGTATCGTCAAGGTCTCGCTGGTGGGTGTGGGAATGCGCTCCCACGCCGGAATCGCCAGCAAGATGTTTCAAGCCCTGGCCAAGGAGGGCATCAATATCCAGATGATCTCCACCTCGGAGATAAAGATCTCAGTGGTTGTCGATGAGAAGTATCTGGAGTTGGCGGTTCGAACCCTGCATCAGGCGTTTGAACTGGACAAGGGTCCGGTGGGAGCGTAA